Genomic segment of candidate division WOR-3 bacterium:
AGAGAAGATAAGATTGGTTGGTGGAAAATTTCCAATAATTCGCATCTTCCTTCCCAGTTTCTCGCAAATGAGACTTATCGGCACTTTATCCAAACTGATGAGGTCCGCGTTTGTCTCCGGGAGGAGATCGAGAATTGGTTCGGTATCACCACAGATGTGAAGAATACAGTCAAGGTCATAGCGATGGAGAAAATTTATCAATTCCCTTTCATAAGGAAGGGCAAATTCTTTAAAAGTCTTGGGACTGATTACACTGGTGGAAGCCAGAGGGTCAACAATGATTGGTAAACCACCGGCATCAATTATGGCAAAGGAAAATTCAATCGCCGCTTGTAATGAGATTTCCAGCAAATCTTTTACCAAAGAGGGATTCTTAATGGTATTGATGAGAAATTCTTCCGGGTTAATAAGGAACATAGCCGTAGTAAAAGGAGCGGGCAGATAAGCCAGAATTGGCACCCGGTCACCAAGTGCTTGATAAGTAAGTCCAATCGCCTCTAAGTAGAGGGGCAACCTCCCGGTGGCATAAGGGTTTGGTATTTTAAGTTCTTTAATATCCTTTCTATTAAGGGCGGGGGTCTTAAGGACGGGCAGATCATCTTCCGGATAGAAGAATTCCGAACCGAGCGCTTCCGCAATTATCCCCACTTCGGAGAAAATGTTAGTGGCATCACAGCCAAATTCTTCCCAGGCGATAATCTGTGCCTTCGCCATCGCTTTGCCATTGGTAGAATATTCCCTTAATTTCATCCCTGCCACCTTTGCCGAAAAGGAGGTGAGTAAAGGAATTACTGGACAACGGTCAGGCTTTTCGTCAATCACCAAAAGAGCAAATCGCTCCCGGGGGGTTAGCCTCTCCTTCATTTTATCGTCTCAATAAATGCCTCAAGCCTGGTCTTTAACTGTTCAGTGATGCCTCCGGGACTCGGTACATCAATCGCCAAAACCGGAACCGCCTGCAACTCCTCTTCCATTAACTTTGTCTCCAAGGCACAGTGGGAAGCACCGAGCACATTGGTGATTAATACCCCTTTAATCCTCCCTTTCTCTACTTCCTCCTTTATCCTCCTTATCCTCTCCTTCGTTGTGCCGATCAGGGAGGCATTCAGGAATGCTTGGGCAAGAGCCAAAAATGGGTCAAGGTTTTCAGAAATGGGAACTAACGCCTGATTTATTAAATATTCCGTAGTTAAGACCCGACAGCCAAAATCTTCTATCAGATTTAAAAGAATTGGGTCAGCGCTTGGTGTTACCCAAGCGATAGGAATGGCATCTTCCCTTAAGACCCCAATCCCCTTTGCTACCCTTTCTTTAACTGTTTGAAGAATCCCTTCCACAATTTTTATCCATTCCGCAAAATCACCATAGCCGTACAGATTGCCAAATTCAATCACCATCATCTCCAACGCCGGGAGGGGAGCAATTTTCGCCTGAGAAACAGTCTCCTTTAATTCCTTAACCAAACTTCGGAGATAATTCGCCTTCCTAATACTTTTTTTCAATTCCTCTTTTTGGAGATTGCGACCGGTAATTTCTACCATCTTCTGCCAAATTTTTTGATACTCTTCAATCAGATAGCCGGCTACCCTCTCTTCACTCCCTTGACGCCGAAGAGGAATTTCAACCCAAAGGGGATTATAACCAATATCTTCCAAGAGTTGCATAAGGCAGGAGTAGTCATCACAGGAAGCACCGGTGGCGGCAATGATTAAATCGGGTACGGGGAAATATGCCCTTTTGGAAAATGCGGCTAAAATCGCCTTTGAGAAACAGGTCGCCTCCGGGATTCCCAATTCGCTCGCCCTGGTTAAAAGGACATTTGACTTATTGTAGAAAGGAACCCACCAGAAGCATTCGGGATAGAAAGGGATTGCTTCGGGAAAAGCCATAACGATAACCGGAATAATGCCCAAATCCCCCATCGTGGCAATCACCTTCCTGCCAGTCTGTTTTGCCCGGAATAATCTCTCCGATTCATTAAAGACAAATCCCCAGAGGCGCAGCGAAGAAAAGGAATTGTCAAATTTCAGTTCTTTTAATTCCCGTGCCCCGTAGACAAAAAAAGTTGCTGGTGGTGAGAGGTATCTCCCCCAATCGGAATTTTGGTAATAATTGAATTTTTTTATCACCTCATCCGGAACTTTCCGAAACTGGCGACTCCACTCGGAAAGGGTGATCCTTTTTGGTGCTACCTCACTAAACATAAATATTTTCTTTAATACTTTCGGCAAAGGCAGCGATTCTTAATTGCCATTGGCTAATATGAGAAAAGGAAAAATCACTTCGGATTCTTAAAAGGGGAAGCCCAAAAGTTTTCTCCATCCGGCTCAACTCAAACTCATAGTTATCACAGTAGTCTAAGGTCCAAGCCACGATACCTTGACAATGGCGTTCTTTCAATTCCATACTCACCCATTCGTAAAATTTTTTATTGGGCCGTTTAAAGATACAGGGGGGTTGGTGATAATAGGCTTCTTTAATCCCGGTTAAATTTTTCTCTCTTATCTTTATCAGAAGAGGCCGAGAGATCCCACAATTAAAATCGCCCACAATCTGCAAATCCTTTTCCAGTAATTGGAGAAAGGGATTAGCTTCATAAGAGATGGGGCTCCCTAAAAGATAGACCCGGGGATTAGTGGAAGGCGAGGAAGTAGAGGAGGGAAAATTAGCCGGTGGATTCCCCTTATGATAACTAATACAAAGTTTATGAAAATCCGAGGTGGAAAAAAGAGACGGCTTAGCCTTTCGCTGCTGGTCCATTACCCGTAAGCCTTCCCGAAAATTTTCCCATCTCTCAATCTCTCGGGCAACTAATTCCGGAGTTAATTTTTTCTGACCGAGTTTCTCTAAAAATTTCACCAATTCCTCTATCTCATCATTAAAGATTTTTGGATTGTCGGTTCGGGGATTATTTAGAATATGAACGGGAAGGGAGGTGAAGTGGGTAATTACTTCCAATTGGCGTCTTGCCAGATCGCAGCCCGTAGCCCCGACAACACCAACAAATCTCTTTTCGTTCTCCAAAAGATAACCAAGGTTTGCCTTCACTAAGGGACAGGCATCAACCTTCACGACCTCTTCCCCTTTTTCACTGAAACTTATCGTCCCGTGAATTAAACGATAGGGTAGAAAACCGGTGGCCGAGAGTAATTCCACCGGAATATAAGAACAGGTGTAGCCGATTAGCCCCACGGCCGCAAACGCAAAGCGGAGACGAAAGTTTTTGGGAAATTTGGTTCCAAGGCTAATTCTATCTGCTTTGCCTTCTCCCTGATGCCCTCCGCTTCCTCAAAAATCTTCTTGTCAAGAAGAGCCATTATCGCTCCCCTTAACGGCAAGTCCTTTTCTTGGTGGATCTTCTCTATCTTCTGAGGCAGAAGACCAATTCTCATTAAAGATTTTTGGTTAAGATGGGAACCAAATTCCCCAGTGAGAATAGTCTCTTTAATCTCCGATGGTTTAAGTCCCACTTTCTGGAGCAGTATCTCAATCCCGGTATGAATCGCCGCCACCGCGAGTTGTAGTTTTCGGATATCATTTTGGGAGATTTTTATCCCGCCGATAGTAATCTCTTTTAAGAGGCGACCATCTTCTCTCAAATAACCAATTTCCAGCATAATACCTAAAAGGTCAATTAAACCGGAGGCGCAGATACCAATCGGTTTCTTTTTCCCAATCGTCCGGTATCTAATTCTTCTTTTGTATCCGCCTGAGGCGGATAACCGATCAATCGCCCCAGGAAGAGCAAAACTCCCACAAGTTACGCCGGTTCCCTCAAATGCCGGACCAGCCGCGGTGGAAACAGCAAAAATCTTTTCCGGTGTAACAAGGACAACTTCGCCGTTTGTCCCCAAATCAACATAAAGGGAAATCTTTTTAGATTTACTCAATCCACAGGCAATAAGACCAGCAACAGTATCGCCGCCGATAAAACCACCGAGGCAAGGGAAGATATACGAAGGGGGATTTTTTAAGAAGACGCCTTCCTTCAATTCGCTCCGGAATGGGTAACGGGCTAACCCGTTAAGGGGTTTATTGAGATAAAAGGAGAGATTCACCGGATTACCAACCACGGTGGTAAAAGACGGCCTTTTAAAACCAAGGCATTTCTTTATCTCCCTGATGCCGAAAAAGAGGAGATTTCGCAATCGGTCATATCTTCCCCGCAGCGCCTTACTGATACGGGTGACGACATCGCTACCCAAATGATTCTGAGGGTTAGGTAGATTCACCTTCTTTTTTATCCGGCCATTCTCTAAGTTGACCGCTGCTCCCTTTAAGATTGTTGTGCCGAGGTCTAATGCCAGTCCGAAAATGGGCATCTTTGAAGAAACTAACTCAGTGCCTGGGCGATTTTAATCATCATTTTAATATTTTCCGGTTCGGTTTCGGCTGGCACATCACAAGAAGTAGCCAGAATGAGAGATGGGTTTAATTGCTGGGCATTCTCGATCTCCTTTTTCATCTTTTCCCAGTCACCGAAAAATATCGTCTTGGTGGAAACACCCCCCATCTTTACCGTTTCGGTCTCAGGGCTAATATCCTCAATACTTAAAATATCACAACCAATTTTATCAAGAAGGGAAATTATTGGTTTTGTTTCACCACAGATGTGCAATCCGACTAAAAGCCCGGCCTCTTTCACCTTCTTTACCAAGGTAGTAAGGGGTTCTTGGGCAAATTGGGCGAAAAAATTCGGGGAGATGAGACTGGCAGAGGCGCAGGGGTCACCGATAAAGATATTAACCTCTAAGGAAAGGAGTTGGCGGAGATAGTCAATCTGAAATTGGAGCGTTTCCTCCAAGGTCTCCCTTACCTTTTCTTCCTTTTCCATCAACATTTTTAGAAATTCTTCCATACCGATGAGAAAGGCGGCGAGGGAGAAAGGACCTTTGATTGAGACAAAGACCGGAACATCCACCATCTTTTTTAATAACCGAGCGGCTTTAAGGATAACCCCTCTTCGATCCCTACCTCTTTTTTTCCTTCTGGGCCCGAGCAATTGGGGGATTGGTTCTAAGCACACTGGACAACCTAAGGCTTCGGCTTCGAGATAAGGGTCGGAAAAGAGAAGGACCATATCATACCGGTAGAAGTGATAACCGTAACTTATCACTTCGGCCAATTTTTCTCCATCTCGGACGACGGCGGCTAAAGTGGTGTTAAATAAGCGAGCGCAGTGGTCAGCAACTACGATGGGAAAGACCGCTCTCTTCTCTTTTTTCTGGACGACCGCGGTTATTCTATCCAATATTTAACCTTTCTATTAACTTCACCGCCGCGGTAGCATCTTCGCCGTAACCATCCGCCCCGATCATTTGGGCAAATTTTTCATTAACCGCTGCCCCGCCAACAATCACTTTAATCTTATCGCGCAAACCTTTCTCTTTTAGAATTTGGATAATTTCTTCCATCCCGAACATTGTGGTCGTCATTAGAGCGGAGAGGGCAAGAACCTGGGGTTTTTCTTCCGCTACCGCTTTGATAAATTTCTCATGGGGGACATCTCTTCCCAAGTCAATAACCTCATAGCCATTGGCTTTTAGCATCACCTTCACGATATTTTTCCCGATATCGTGGATATCACCAGAAACGACACCGATGACAATCTTTCCCCTCTTTTCTCCTTTTGATTTTAGTAAAGGGGTGATGAGGTCAAAACCGGCATAAAAGGCGTCAGCGGCAATTAGGACCTCAGGGACAAAATATTCCTTTTTGGAAAAGAGTTCACCTACCTCTTTCATCCCGGCGATTAGCCCTTCTTTTAAGATTGCTTCCGGAGGGTAATTTTCCTTTAAGGATTGGAAAATTAGTTCTTTAACCCGGCTGACATCCAAATCAACGAGCGCCTTTTTTATCTCCGAAAAATCCAATCTTTCCCCTTAAGGCTAATCCTTACTTTTGGCCAATAAAAAGACCTCTTCCTACTTTATGTTCGTGGGCTGCCTTGCGCCAGA
This window contains:
- a CDS encoding ASKHA domain-containing protein, translating into MPIFGLALDLGTTILKGAAVNLENGRIKKKVNLPNPQNHLGSDVVTRISKALRGRYDRLRNLLFFGIREIKKCLGFKRPSFTTVVGNPVNLSFYLNKPLNGLARYPFRSELKEGVFLKNPPSYIFPCLGGFIGGDTVAGLIACGLSKSKKISLYVDLGTNGEVVLVTPEKIFAVSTAAGPAFEGTGVTCGSFALPGAIDRLSASGGYKRRIRYRTIGKKKPIGICASGLIDLLGIMLEIGYLREDGRLLKEITIGGIKISQNDIRKLQLAVAAIHTGIEILLQKVGLKPSEIKETILTGEFGSHLNQKSLMRIGLLPQKIEKIHQEKDLPLRGAIMALLDKKIFEEAEGIREKAKQIELALEPNFPKTFVSALRLRPWG
- a CDS encoding uroporphyrinogen decarboxylase family protein encodes the protein MKERLTPRERFALLVIDEKPDRCPVIPLLTSFSAKVAGMKLREYSTNGKAMAKAQIIAWEEFGCDATNIFSEVGIIAEALGSEFFYPEDDLPVLKTPALNRKDIKELKIPNPYATGRLPLYLEAIGLTYQALGDRVPILAYLPAPFTTAMFLINPEEFLINTIKNPSLVKDLLEISLQAAIEFSFAIIDAGGLPIIVDPLASTSVISPKTFKEFALPYERELINFLHRYDLDCILHICGDTEPILDLLPETNADLISLDKVPISLICEKLGRKMRIIGNFPPTNLIFSSPEAIKEGAKEMVEIGRKAERGYIAATGCEVPIKTPKENLMAFVEGAKEVGWY
- a CDS encoding 2-hydroxyacyl-CoA dehydratase family protein → MGLIGYTCSYIPVELLSATGFLPYRLIHGTISFSEKGEEVVKVDACPLVKANLGYLLENEKRFVGVVGATGCDLARRQLEVITHFTSLPVHILNNPRTDNPKIFNDEIEELVKFLEKLGQKKLTPELVAREIERWENFREGLRVMDQQRKAKPSLFSTSDFHKLCISYHKGNPPANFPSSTSSPSTNPRVYLLGSPISYEANPFLQLLEKDLQIVGDFNCGISRPLLIKIREKNLTGIKEAYYHQPPCIFKRPNKKFYEWVSMELKERHCQGIVAWTLDYCDNYEFELSRMEKTFGLPLLRIRSDFSFSHISQWQLRIAAFAESIKENIYV
- a CDS encoding uroporphyrinogen decarboxylase family protein — its product is MDRITAVVQKKEKRAVFPIVVADHCARLFNTTLAAVVRDGEKLAEVISYGYHFYRYDMVLLFSDPYLEAEALGCPVCLEPIPQLLGPRRKKRGRDRRGVILKAARLLKKMVDVPVFVSIKGPFSLAAFLIGMEEFLKMLMEKEEKVRETLEETLQFQIDYLRQLLSLEVNIFIGDPCASASLISPNFFAQFAQEPLTTLVKKVKEAGLLVGLHICGETKPIISLLDKIGCDILSIEDISPETETVKMGGVSTKTIFFGDWEKMKKEIENAQQLNPSLILATSCDVPAETEPENIKMMIKIAQALS
- a CDS encoding corrinoid protein translates to MDFSEIKKALVDLDVSRVKELIFQSLKENYPPEAILKEGLIAGMKEVGELFSKKEYFVPEVLIAADAFYAGFDLITPLLKSKGEKRGKIVIGVVSGDIHDIGKNIVKVMLKANGYEVIDLGRDVPHEKFIKAVAEEKPQVLALSALMTTTMFGMEEIIQILKEKGLRDKIKVIVGGAAVNEKFAQMIGADGYGEDATAAVKLIERLNIG
- a CDS encoding 2-hydroxyacyl-CoA dehydratase family protein yields the protein MFSEVAPKRITLSEWSRQFRKVPDEVIKKFNYYQNSDWGRYLSPPATFFVYGARELKELKFDNSFSSLRLWGFVFNESERLFRAKQTGRKVIATMGDLGIIPVIVMAFPEAIPFYPECFWWVPFYNKSNVLLTRASELGIPEATCFSKAILAAFSKRAYFPVPDLIIAATGASCDDYSCLMQLLEDIGYNPLWVEIPLRRQGSEERVAGYLIEEYQKIWQKMVEITGRNLQKEELKKSIRKANYLRSLVKELKETVSQAKIAPLPALEMMVIEFGNLYGYGDFAEWIKIVEGILQTVKERVAKGIGVLREDAIPIAWVTPSADPILLNLIEDFGCRVLTTEYLINQALVPISENLDPFLALAQAFLNASLIGTTKERIRRIKEEVEKGRIKGVLITNVLGASHCALETKLMEEELQAVPVLAIDVPSPGGITEQLKTRLEAFIETIK